A window of the Streptomyces sp. NBC_01351 genome harbors these coding sequences:
- a CDS encoding DUF3995 domain-containing protein, with amino-acid sequence MATENGTENPTENATVLPARRSAWPGWVAAAAALAYAAPHFWWGAGVSAMFPGDFAMAPDGNLEAAIGYWFMGALAVFGAVLALALVRPWGRRFPALLIAVPSGLAAIGMILWGFMYFAMQYMLAVGRVVSSPAFAAKDAHPQAAWGLFWYGLFLVWGITLGIAAWQRLRARRDGA; translated from the coding sequence ATGGCGACCGAGAACGGGACCGAGAACCCGACCGAGAACGCGACCGTGCTGCCCGCCCGCCGGTCCGCATGGCCCGGTTGGGTGGCCGCCGCCGCGGCCCTGGCGTACGCGGCTCCGCACTTCTGGTGGGGCGCCGGCGTCTCGGCGATGTTCCCCGGGGACTTCGCCATGGCCCCGGACGGGAACCTGGAGGCCGCCATCGGCTACTGGTTCATGGGCGCCCTGGCCGTGTTCGGCGCGGTGCTCGCCCTCGCCCTGGTCCGTCCCTGGGGCCGCCGCTTCCCGGCCCTCCTCATCGCCGTCCCGTCGGGGCTCGCCGCGATCGGGATGATCCTCTGGGGCTTCATGTACTTCGCGATGCAGTACATGCTCGCCGTCGGCCGCGTGGTCTCGTCCCCGGCCTTCGCGGCCAAGGACGCCCACCCGCAGGCCGCCTGGGGGCTGTTCTGGTACGGCCTCTTCCTGGTCTGGGGCATCACCCTGGGCATCGCCGCCTGGCAGCGCCTGCGCGCGCGCCGGGACGGGGCCTGA